One stretch of Dissulfurimicrobium hydrothermale DNA includes these proteins:
- the argF gene encoding ornithine carbamoyltransferase: MKKTNEFKKARHYLRVFDLGSDELLGIINRATELKRRKKAGLASDHRPAIGKTLGLLFEKPSTRTRISFEVAMFNLGGNVSFMPARDLQLRRGEPLKDTARVLSRYLDCLVVRTFGQEIVNELAEWSGIPVINGLTDQHHPCQILSDLMTIIEKKGVGLKGLKIAWVGDGNNMANSWIEAASRLGFELILACPTDYWPDQGILNEALKDAKSTIKLTHDPEEAVKDADVINTDVWASMGQEGEAERRRGAFAPYQINAGLLGLAKKDAIVLHCLPAHRGEEITEDVLEGPQSVVWDQAENKMHIHMAILEWAIGLHPIPSH; the protein is encoded by the coding sequence ATGAAAAAAACAAACGAATTCAAAAAGGCCAGACACTATCTCAGGGTATTTGACTTAGGGTCAGATGAACTCTTGGGCATCATAAACCGTGCTACGGAATTGAAACGGCGCAAAAAGGCAGGGCTTGCATCTGACCATAGGCCAGCCATAGGCAAGACCTTGGGGCTCCTGTTTGAAAAACCTTCCACAAGAACCAGGATATCCTTTGAGGTCGCCATGTTCAACCTGGGTGGTAACGTGAGCTTCATGCCGGCGCGCGACCTCCAGCTGAGGCGAGGCGAACCGCTTAAAGATACCGCAAGGGTCCTCTCCAGATACCTCGACTGCCTTGTGGTGCGGACCTTCGGACAGGAGATAGTAAACGAGCTGGCCGAGTGGTCTGGCATACCAGTAATAAACGGCCTAACCGACCAGCATCACCCATGCCAAATACTGTCCGACTTAATGACAATAATAGAGAAAAAGGGTGTAGGCCTCAAAGGACTCAAGATCGCCTGGGTCGGAGACGGCAACAACATGGCCAACTCCTGGATCGAAGCCGCATCCCGCCTTGGCTTTGAGCTCATCCTGGCCTGTCCAACCGATTACTGGCCTGATCAAGGCATACTTAATGAGGCGTTGAAAGACGCCAAATCAACCATCAAGCTGACACACGACCCGGAAGAGGCGGTAAAAGACGCCGATGTGATAAACACGGACGTCTGGGCCAGTATGGGGCAAGAAGGAGAGGCGGAGAGGAGGAGAGGCGCCTTCGCCCCTTATCAGATCAATGCAGGGCTTCTAGGTCTGGCAAAAAAAGATGCAATAGTACTTCACTGCCTCCCCGCCCACAGAGGGGAGGAGATAACAGAAGATGTACTGGAAGGGCCACAGTCTGTCGTGTGGGATCAGGCCGAAAACAAAATGCATATACATATGGCTATACTTGAATGGGCGATAGGGCTGCATCCCATCCCCTCTCATTGA
- a CDS encoding aspartate aminotransferase family protein: MTCETAIANTYNRFPVTLVKGLGCRVWDDAGREYLDFAAGIAVSSLGHCHPRVVEAAKAQLEALMHVSNLYWTRPQIELAKRLTSRSFAEQVFFCNSGAEAIEAAIKLARHRGHDIKGSDCYEIICLEGAFHGRTLAAVAATGQPVYQRGFEPLPNGFLHVPPDNIKALRLAAGTRTAAILIEPIQGEAGVRPISDEFLKEARRLCDEHQALLIFDEVQVGLGRTGTLFAYEQTDVTPDVLCLAKALGGGLPIGAMLAKKEVMTHLPPGSHASTFGGNPVSCAAAAAVLDVMTETGFLEKVRKTGAYMADGLNRLKVAYPDKIRETRGRGLIQAVEFAAPAPDLSLKLLEDGFLTILSHGDTLRLVPPLIVETTEVDALLDCLKGRIAAL, from the coding sequence ATGACCTGCGAGACAGCTATCGCCAACACATACAACCGCTTCCCGGTGACACTGGTAAAGGGCCTTGGGTGCAGGGTCTGGGACGATGCCGGGCGCGAATATCTGGACTTTGCCGCAGGCATCGCGGTATCAAGCCTTGGCCACTGCCATCCAAGGGTGGTAGAGGCCGCAAAGGCCCAACTTGAGGCGTTGATGCATGTCTCAAACCTCTACTGGACCAGACCTCAGATAGAACTTGCCAAACGCTTAACCAGCCGCTCGTTTGCTGAACAGGTGTTTTTCTGCAATTCTGGAGCGGAGGCGATCGAGGCCGCGATAAAGCTTGCCCGCCACAGGGGTCATGACATCAAAGGGTCGGATTGTTATGAGATCATCTGTCTCGAAGGGGCCTTTCACGGCCGCACCCTTGCCGCCGTTGCAGCCACGGGCCAGCCCGTTTATCAGAGGGGCTTCGAGCCATTACCGAACGGTTTCCTGCACGTTCCGCCTGACAATATCAAGGCGCTGAGGCTTGCGGCAGGCACGAGGACCGCCGCCATCCTTATCGAGCCCATTCAGGGCGAGGCTGGTGTAAGACCGATCAGTGATGAATTTTTGAAAGAGGCCAGGAGACTCTGCGACGAACACCAGGCACTTTTGATATTCGATGAGGTACAAGTCGGACTCGGGCGCACCGGAACCCTCTTCGCCTATGAACAGACAGATGTCACGCCAGATGTGCTGTGTCTCGCAAAGGCGCTTGGAGGTGGGCTCCCGATCGGGGCTATGCTTGCCAAAAAAGAGGTGATGACTCATCTGCCGCCGGGCAGCCATGCATCGACCTTTGGCGGAAATCCAGTTTCGTGTGCGGCTGCCGCCGCCGTGCTCGATGTAATGACCGAAACTGGATTCCTTGAAAAGGTACGAAAGACCGGGGCGTACATGGCGGATGGACTGAACAGGCTCAAGGTGGCCTATCCGGATAAAATCAGGGAGACAAGGGGAAGGGGCCTCATACAGGCCGTTGAATTCGCAGCACCTGCCCCGGATTTAAGCCTTAAACTCCTTGAAGATGGATTCCTGACCATCCTCAGCCACGGCGATACCCTCAGGCTTGTGCCCCCCCTTATAGTTGAAACAACCGAGGTGGACGCCCTCTTGGATTGCCTCAAGGGACGGATCGCCGCATTATAA
- the argB gene encoding acetylglutamate kinase translates to MDAQLKAEVLTEALPYIRRFAGKSVVIKYGGHAMADKTLKEKFVLDVILMKYVGIRPVIVHGGGPQISRTMERMGIRPAFVEGQRVTDAETMSVVEMVLVGTVNKEIVGLINRHGGRAVGLSGRDGDLIQAEQMKIYKYTGDERPPEIIDIGRVGKVARVDATVLKTLEDAGFIPVVAPVGVGPDGEAYNINADLVAGAIAGELGAKRLILLTDVPGFMETKKGGNGIETKELVTSMTAADVENAILNGTATGGMIPKLKACLKALERGVEKAHIVDGRIAHTTLLELFTDHGVGTEIIPK, encoded by the coding sequence TTGGATGCCCAACTGAAGGCCGAGGTCCTTACAGAGGCCCTGCCATATATCAGACGGTTCGCAGGAAAGAGTGTGGTCATAAAATACGGCGGCCATGCGATGGCGGACAAGACCCTAAAAGAGAAATTCGTTCTTGATGTAATCCTCATGAAATATGTTGGTATAAGGCCAGTAATAGTGCATGGCGGCGGTCCCCAGATAAGCCGCACCATGGAACGCATGGGGATTAGGCCAGCATTCGTAGAAGGACAGCGGGTAACGGATGCGGAGACCATGAGCGTAGTGGAGATGGTGCTCGTGGGCACAGTCAACAAGGAAATCGTGGGCCTAATAAACCGTCACGGCGGCAGGGCCGTCGGACTATCAGGCAGGGACGGTGACCTTATCCAGGCCGAACAAATGAAGATATACAAATACACCGGCGATGAAAGACCCCCTGAAATCATTGATATCGGACGGGTCGGCAAGGTCGCCAGGGTGGACGCAACGGTCTTGAAGACCCTCGAGGACGCCGGCTTTATCCCGGTCGTCGCCCCTGTGGGTGTAGGACCTGACGGCGAGGCATACAACATAAATGCAGATCTCGTAGCCGGGGCCATAGCAGGTGAACTTGGTGCAAAAAGGCTTATCCTCCTTACGGACGTACCCGGTTTTATGGAGACCAAAAAAGGCGGAAACGGGATTGAAACAAAGGAGCTCGTTACCTCCATGACAGCGGCCGATGTCGAAAATGCCATCCTCAACGGTACTGCAACAGGCGGGATGATCCCAAAACTCAAGGCATGCCTCAAGGCGCTTGAGAGGGGTGTGGAAAAGGCCCATATCGTCGACGGACGGATCGCCCATACAACACTTTTAGAACTCTTTACAGACCATGGCGTGGGAACGGAGATAATACCAAAATGA
- the hslU gene encoding ATP-dependent protease ATPase subunit HslU, with protein sequence MRPLTPKEIVAELDKYIVGQDQAKRSVAIALRNRWRRQQVAPELRDEIAPKNIIMIGPTGVGKTEIARRLARLANSPFLKVEATKFTEVGYVGRDVESMIRDLTHLAVDMVKSEEREKVEEKAQGLAEERLLDLLLPTRHQVEDEASQNATRERFRQMLREGKLDDRFVELEITAHPQPPMIEVLAATGMEELQGGLQDMLSNIFPGKRKRRQVKVSEAKKILAQESAAKLIDMDKVTEMAIARVESAGIIFLDEIDKVASKGGGSGPDVSREGVQRDLLPIVEGTSVHTKYGIVRTDHILFIASGAFHLAKPSDLLPELQGRFPIRVELNPLTQEDFRRILTEPENALVTQYEALLATEGVKLVFEPDAIEEIAHIAFVVNERTENIGARRLHTVMEKLVEEISFEAPDVAPQEIRITASYVQERLKDIVKDEDLSRFIL encoded by the coding sequence ATAAGACCATTGACGCCCAAAGAGATAGTGGCTGAACTTGACAAATACATAGTAGGGCAGGACCAGGCCAAGCGTTCTGTGGCTATAGCGCTCAGGAACCGCTGGAGGAGACAACAGGTCGCACCAGAATTGAGGGATGAGATCGCACCTAAGAATATCATCATGATAGGTCCAACTGGCGTCGGAAAGACCGAGATAGCCAGAAGGCTTGCACGTCTTGCCAATTCCCCTTTCTTGAAGGTGGAGGCCACTAAGTTTACGGAAGTGGGCTATGTGGGACGCGATGTCGAGTCCATGATCAGGGACCTGACGCATCTTGCGGTTGACATGGTCAAGTCTGAAGAACGTGAAAAGGTGGAAGAAAAGGCCCAGGGCCTGGCAGAAGAAAGGCTTTTGGATCTACTACTTCCTACAAGACACCAAGTGGAAGACGAGGCCTCCCAAAACGCCACCAGGGAACGTTTCAGGCAAATGCTCCGTGAAGGCAAACTGGATGACAGGTTCGTGGAGCTCGAAATAACTGCACACCCCCAACCACCCATGATCGAGGTCTTGGCCGCAACTGGCATGGAAGAGCTCCAGGGTGGCCTCCAGGATATGCTCTCCAACATCTTTCCAGGTAAACGGAAACGCCGACAGGTGAAGGTTTCAGAGGCCAAGAAGATACTGGCACAGGAGTCAGCGGCAAAACTGATAGACATGGACAAGGTAACGGAGATGGCTATAGCTAGGGTCGAAAGTGCAGGCATAATATTTTTGGACGAGATAGACAAGGTCGCATCAAAGGGTGGGGGAAGCGGCCCTGACGTCTCGAGGGAAGGGGTGCAACGCGATCTCCTGCCGATAGTAGAAGGTACGTCCGTCCACACCAAATACGGCATAGTCCGCACTGACCATATCCTTTTTATAGCAAGCGGGGCATTTCATCTAGCAAAACCATCTGACCTGTTGCCCGAGCTCCAGGGCAGGTTCCCGATTCGGGTCGAACTGAACCCGCTTACCCAGGAAGACTTCAGGCGCATACTCACAGAGCCTGAAAACGCCCTTGTAACGCAGTACGAGGCCTTGCTCGCCACAGAGGGCGTAAAGCTTGTATTTGAGCCGGATGCTATAGAGGAGATAGCGCACATAGCATTTGTTGTAAATGAACGCACGGAAAACATCGGTGCCAGAAGGTTGCATACAGTGATGGAGAAGCTGGTGGAGGAGATCTCTTTTGAGGCCCCTGATGTCGCACCACAAGAGATCAGGATCACTGCTTCATATGTACAGGAAAGGCTCAAAGACATAGTAAAAGATGAAGATCTGAGCAGATTCATCCTGTAA
- the hslV gene encoding ATP-dependent protease subunit HslV yields MKMHDMKPDLKDRLIRGTTVICVRHKGEVVMAGDGQVTLGATVIKHSAKKIRRLYHDSVITGFAGATADAFTLFSRLEQKLEQYKGNLVRSAVELAKDWRTDKLLRRLEAMLIAADSGHSFLISGSGDVIEPDDGIIAIGSGGPYALAAARALVLHSGLASREIAEQALKIASSICIYTNDQITVENL; encoded by the coding sequence ATGAAGATGCATGACATGAAGCCGGATTTGAAGGATCGACTTATCAGGGGCACCACTGTGATCTGTGTCAGACATAAAGGCGAGGTCGTAATGGCCGGAGATGGGCAGGTTACGCTCGGTGCGACCGTCATAAAACACAGTGCAAAAAAGATAAGGAGGCTCTATCATGACAGTGTGATAACAGGTTTTGCAGGGGCGACCGCCGATGCATTCACGCTTTTTTCAAGGCTTGAACAAAAACTTGAACAATATAAAGGAAATCTGGTACGTTCGGCGGTCGAGCTCGCAAAGGATTGGCGCACAGACAAACTGCTCAGGCGCCTTGAGGCCATGCTTATCGCCGCGGACAGTGGACACTCGTTTCTCATCTCCGGATCGGGCGACGTGATAGAACCTGACGATGGCATAATAGCCATAGGCTCCGGCGGACCTTACGCCCTTGCAGCCGCACGGGCACTTGTCCTGCACAGCGGCCTTGCTTCAAGGGAAATCGCTGAGCAGGCGCTTAAAATAGCCTCGTCTATTTGTATCTACACAAACGACCAAATAACGGTCGAAAATCTATAG
- the xerA gene encoding site-specific tyrosine recombinase/integron integrase, giving the protein MQPCIQAFLDFLSAERNASANTIKAYSRDLSEFVGMLGQDRDIRTATSREARAWLGALIKKGAGRSTVARKLAALRSLFRFLVREGLVARNPMSALRSIKPDGALPAYLSIEEAFRLIETGKRDGFKALRDQAILELLYSAGLRVGELCSLDMGHISLSPEMVRVRGKGNKERIVPFGEKAAEALRAYLPARLSVLQRLKLDNEALFISQRGTRLTPRSIERLVEQRRLESGIDTKATPHTFRHSMATHLLEQGADLRAIQEMLGHASLATTERYTHLDIARLTELYQKAHPRAVLKMLHKPESQGRNNEDA; this is encoded by the coding sequence ATGCAGCCTTGTATCCAGGCATTTCTTGACTTTTTGAGCGCGGAGCGGAATGCATCCGCAAACACCATAAAGGCCTATTCAAGAGACCTTTCTGAATTTGTCGGCATGCTCGGCCAGGACAGAGACATCCGTACGGCGACAAGCCGAGAGGCAAGGGCATGGCTCGGTGCACTCATCAAAAAAGGGGCCGGCAGGTCCACCGTTGCAAGGAAACTTGCGGCCCTGAGGAGCCTCTTCAGATTCCTTGTGCGTGAAGGGCTTGTTGCAAGGAATCCGATGAGCGCCCTTCGCTCTATAAAACCGGACGGAGCGCTTCCAGCGTATCTTTCCATAGAAGAGGCCTTCAGATTGATTGAAACAGGAAAGAGGGACGGATTCAAGGCCTTAAGGGATCAGGCCATCCTTGAACTCCTCTACAGTGCTGGTTTGAGGGTGGGCGAGTTGTGTAGCCTTGATATGGGACATATATCTCTTTCTCCGGAAATGGTCCGCGTCAGGGGCAAAGGGAACAAAGAACGCATCGTGCCGTTCGGAGAAAAGGCGGCCGAGGCCTTGAGGGCGTACCTCCCTGCACGGCTTTCCGTCCTTCAAAGGCTCAAGCTGGACAACGAGGCCCTTTTCATAAGCCAAAGAGGCACCCGCCTTACACCAAGGAGCATCGAAAGGCTTGTTGAACAAAGGCGTCTCGAGTCAGGGATCGACACCAAGGCTACACCACACACTTTCCGCCACTCCATGGCCACCCATCTCCTGGAACAAGGAGCGGACCTCCGCGCCATACAGGAGATGCTGGGCCATGCAAGCCTTGCCACAACCGAACGCTATACACATCTTGACATAGCAAGACTTACTGAGCTCTATCAAAAAGCCCACCCCAGGGCCGTCCTTAAGATGCTCCATAAGCCTGAAAGCCAAGGGAGAAATAATGAAGATGCATGA
- a CDS encoding DUF2784 domain-containing protein encodes MYGRHRVASASVMPGGPAVDTDSLSDILMPEIWAGLRSLKQRLAAKKGVFLGYLICADVLVFFHLAFVAFVVAGGFLALRWRWIMCLHIPAAVWGALVEFNGWLCPLTPLEQKLRLAGGQVGYTGDFVGHYILPLLYPAGLTRRTQTDLGLLVVAINILIYGWMAVRSVSGRRRS; translated from the coding sequence ATGTATGGGCGGCATAGGGTTGCGTCTGCGTCGGTGATGCCAGGTGGTCCTGCGGTTGACACCGATTCCCTTTCTGATATCTTGATGCCAGAGATCTGGGCAGGGTTAAGGTCTTTGAAGCAACGTCTTGCAGCAAAAAAGGGGGTGTTTCTGGGCTATCTTATTTGTGCGGACGTGCTGGTGTTTTTTCACCTGGCGTTTGTCGCCTTTGTGGTGGCTGGCGGTTTTTTGGCCCTAAGGTGGCGCTGGATCATGTGCCTGCATATACCTGCTGCTGTATGGGGCGCACTGGTTGAGTTTAACGGGTGGCTATGTCCACTTACCCCTTTGGAACAAAAGCTCAGATTGGCCGGCGGACAGGTTGGATACACCGGCGATTTTGTCGGGCACTACATCCTGCCATTACTATATCCGGCAGGTCTTACGCGCAGGACCCAGACAGACCTCGGCTTGCTGGTTGTAGCGATAAACATCCTGATATATGGTTGGATGGCAGTCCGATCTGTATCTGGGAGACGGAGGTCATGA
- a CDS encoding 2-oxoacid:acceptor oxidoreductase subunit alpha yields MSFDEFNILIGGEAGQGLVTIGELLSRAMVRSGCYILVTQGYQSRIRGGHNTFSIRAGADLPLAPQDELDVLVALDPETLDLHRKDLKKDGLIIASGSVGVDADGAVLVPRDMVLSGFENTAVLGVLAFLIGIESALFEGLIRDTLGKKHPEALDENLAAFKKAYEWAKTNTSRRMDVSKTCKTDRSGRSVMLNGNQAIALGAMSAGAKFCAFYPMTPSTSVPLTLIANADAMDLVVEQAEDEIAAINMAIGASFCGAPSMVATSGGGFALMTEGISLAGMTETPVVIVVAQRPGPATGLPTRTEQADLEFVLHAGHGEFARAIFAPGSIEACFHLTHRAFHLAEASQGPVFILTDQFLADSYRAVEPFNLEGLAPVRAGARVSDIEAPYRRYLITESGVSPRLLPGFSRHLVVADSDEHTEDGHLTEDLSVREAMVKKRFRKWTVVLKEVEPPEYHGPEAPETILLTWGSSRGAGLEAGKRLRQGGESVGNLHFDQVWPLAQDQFLGRLSSAKRVVSIEGNATGQFARLIRRETGFDIKDRVLRYDGLPFTADYILERL; encoded by the coding sequence ATGTCGTTTGATGAATTCAATATCCTCATTGGGGGAGAGGCTGGGCAGGGGCTCGTAACTATCGGTGAGCTCTTAAGCAGGGCGATGGTAAGGAGCGGCTGCTATATCCTTGTAACCCAGGGCTATCAATCGAGGATCAGGGGTGGACATAATACGTTTTCCATCAGGGCGGGGGCTGATTTGCCGCTTGCTCCGCAAGATGAACTTGATGTACTCGTTGCCCTAGACCCCGAGACCTTGGATCTCCACAGGAAGGATTTAAAGAAAGACGGGCTGATCATCGCGAGCGGATCCGTCGGCGTTGATGCAGATGGTGCGGTCTTGGTCCCACGCGATATGGTGCTGTCGGGATTTGAAAATACAGCAGTCCTAGGGGTCTTAGCTTTCTTGATCGGCATTGAAAGTGCCCTGTTCGAGGGGCTTATCCGCGATACCCTGGGCAAGAAACATCCAGAGGCCCTGGATGAAAACCTTGCGGCATTCAAAAAGGCATATGAATGGGCCAAGACCAACACCTCTAGGCGGATGGATGTTTCAAAGACGTGCAAAACGGACCGCTCAGGCCGCAGCGTCATGCTGAACGGCAATCAGGCCATAGCCCTAGGGGCTATGAGCGCTGGGGCGAAGTTCTGCGCCTTCTATCCCATGACACCGTCCACATCCGTCCCTCTTACACTCATAGCCAATGCAGATGCTATGGACCTTGTTGTGGAGCAGGCCGAAGACGAGATAGCTGCAATCAACATGGCCATAGGGGCCTCCTTTTGTGGCGCGCCCAGCATGGTTGCGACCTCGGGAGGGGGCTTTGCCCTGATGACAGAGGGTATAAGCCTTGCAGGCATGACAGAGACCCCTGTTGTGATAGTGGTTGCCCAGCGTCCAGGGCCGGCTACAGGCCTTCCGACCAGGACGGAACAGGCCGACCTCGAGTTTGTACTCCATGCCGGCCACGGCGAGTTTGCAAGGGCGATCTTTGCCCCAGGGTCTATAGAGGCATGTTTTCACCTGACTCACAGGGCATTTCACCTTGCAGAGGCGTCGCAGGGGCCGGTGTTCATCTTGACCGACCAGTTTCTTGCCGATTCCTATAGGGCGGTTGAACCATTTAATCTGGAGGGGCTTGCGCCGGTAAGGGCCGGCGCAAGGGTATCCGACATAGAGGCGCCTTATAGGAGATATCTCATTACAGAGAGCGGCGTTTCGCCTAGGCTGCTTCCAGGGTTCAGCCGGCATCTTGTCGTCGCCGACAGCGACGAACACACTGAAGATGGGCATCTTACTGAGGACCTTTCAGTTAGGGAGGCAATGGTGAAAAAGAGGTTTAGGAAATGGACCGTCGTCTTGAAAGAGGTCGAACCGCCTGAATATCATGGTCCAGAGGCGCCCGAGACGATCCTTTTAACATGGGGTTCCTCAAGGGGCGCTGGTCTTGAGGCAGGCAAGAGACTGAGACAAGGTGGCGAATCCGTTGGGAACCTCCACTTCGACCAGGTTTGGCCTTTGGCGCAGGACCAGTTCCTCGGACGATTGAGTTCGGCCAAGAGGGTAGTCTCCATCGAGGGCAATGCCACAGGTCAGTTCGCCCGACTCATCAGGCGCGAGACAGGCTTTGATATCAAAGACCGTGTGCTTCGCTACGACGGATTGCCGTTTACGGCGGATTACATACTTGAACGCCTTTAA
- a CDS encoding 2-oxoacid:ferredoxin oxidoreductase subunit beta, which produces MVDIKDFGEYETAWCPGCGNFGILDALKKALVACGLGPHEVLIVSGIGQAAKIPHYLNVNVFNGLHGRAVPVATGAKLAHPGLTVIAESGDGCMYGEGGNHFISAIRRNIDITMIVHNNQVYGLTKGQASPTSDEGFVTKAQPHGVYSSPFNPLAVAVALDAGFVARGYAGMKEHLTDLIVRAIRHRGFSLVDILQPCVSFNKVNTYAWYKERCRELPIGYDPTDRELAFRTALLFGGRIPLGVIYEKTGRPVFEDRFTALKNGPLAVQKTDFDALRAIIADLA; this is translated from the coding sequence ATGGTTGATATAAAGGATTTCGGGGAATATGAGACCGCCTGGTGTCCAGGATGCGGAAATTTCGGCATACTCGATGCGCTCAAAAAGGCCCTTGTTGCCTGTGGACTCGGCCCCCACGAGGTCTTAATAGTCTCAGGCATAGGGCAGGCGGCGAAGATACCTCACTATCTGAACGTGAATGTGTTTAACGGCCTTCACGGCAGGGCTGTCCCCGTTGCAACAGGGGCCAAGCTTGCACACCCTGGGCTTACCGTGATAGCGGAGAGCGGAGACGGTTGCATGTACGGCGAGGGCGGCAATCACTTCATCTCCGCCATCCGTAGAAATATTGATATAACGATGATAGTCCATAATAATCAGGTCTATGGGCTTACCAAGGGCCAGGCAAGCCCCACCTCTGACGAGGGTTTTGTGACCAAGGCCCAGCCGCACGGCGTGTATTCATCGCCGTTCAATCCACTAGCGGTTGCAGTCGCCCTTGATGCAGGCTTTGTGGCGAGGGGCTATGCGGGCATGAAGGAACATCTTACCGATCTCATTGTCAGGGCCATAAGGCACAGGGGATTTTCGTTGGTGGATATCCTCCAGCCTTGTGTGTCGTTTAATAAGGTAAACACCTATGCATGGTATAAGGAGCGCTGTCGGGAACTGCCTATTGGCTACGACCCAACGGACAGGGAGCTTGCATTTAGGACTGCACTCCTTTTCGGGGGGCGTATCCCGCTTGGCGTCATCTACGAAAAGACCGGGAGGCCCGTGTTTGAAGACCGTTTTACGGCGCTTAAAAACGGGCCTCTTGCCGTTCAAAAGACCGATTTTGATGCGTTAAGGGCCATAATCGCAGACCTTGCCTGA
- the xerD gene encoding site-specific tyrosine recombinase XerD, which translates to MSGTGSAHLLSWTTLLDDFLAHLTVERGASVKTLEAYSRDILDFIDGLGGDKACGPGAVSSSDVLVWLKTQRNRGFSPRTLARRLSALRSFFRFLSEGYGVDPTPLTVINNPRIGLSLPDQLSIPEVNALLEAPDCLKPIGLRDKALLEVSYACGLRASEAVTLRLDQIDRKLSYIRVSGKGEKERVVPIGETAVYWLDRYLKEARPCMLGKAASFYVFTGRDGRPLTRQRFWQILKTYAAMKGIRHRISPHTLRHSFATHLLERGADLRAVQMLLGHSSITTTQIYTHLDLKRLREVHRKFHPRG; encoded by the coding sequence ATGTCAGGCACTGGATCGGCTCATCTTTTGTCGTGGACCACCCTGTTAGACGATTTTTTGGCACACCTTACAGTGGAGCGTGGGGCCTCGGTCAAGACGCTTGAGGCATATAGCAGGGATATCCTCGATTTTATTGACGGACTAGGCGGAGATAAGGCCTGTGGTCCAGGCGCTGTCTCGTCTTCCGACGTCTTGGTCTGGCTGAAGACCCAGAGAAACAGAGGTTTTTCGCCAAGGACCCTGGCCAGAAGGCTGTCGGCCCTCCGCTCTTTTTTTAGATTCTTGTCCGAGGGGTATGGCGTTGACCCGACGCCGCTTACGGTCATTAACAATCCAAGGATCGGGTTGAGCCTGCCGGATCAGCTGTCGATCCCGGAGGTGAATGCGCTTTTGGAGGCCCCTGATTGCCTTAAACCCATCGGTCTTCGGGACAAGGCCTTGCTCGAGGTCTCATATGCCTGTGGCCTTCGGGCCTCCGAGGCCGTGACGCTGAGACTGGATCAGATAGACCGTAAGCTTAGTTATATAAGGGTCTCTGGCAAGGGTGAAAAGGAGAGGGTCGTACCCATTGGCGAGACGGCTGTTTACTGGCTGGATCGTTATTTGAAGGAGGCGAGGCCGTGCATGCTCGGCAAGGCGGCGAGCTTCTATGTCTTCACCGGCAGGGATGGAAGACCCCTCACAAGACAGAGATTTTGGCAGATATTGAAGACCTATGCGGCCATGAAAGGGATCAGGCATAGAATCTCCCCGCATACCCTCCGTCATTCCTTCGCCACCCATCTTCTGGAGCGCGGGGCAGATCTTAGGGCTGTCCAGATGCTTTTGGGGCATTCGAGCATAACCACCACGCAGATTTACACCCATCTTGATCTCAAGCGCCTGAGAGAGGTGCATCGGAAGTTCCATCCTAGAGGCTGA